One genomic window of Dama dama isolate Ldn47 chromosome 7, ASM3311817v1, whole genome shotgun sequence includes the following:
- the LOC133059588 gene encoding glutathione S-transferase A4-like codes for MAAKPKLWYFCGRGRMESIRWLLAAAGVEFEEEFLETREQHEKLQKDGRLLFGQVPLVEIDGMELTQTRAILSYLATKYNLHGKDPKETVRIDMYAEGTLDLMMMVALAAFKPPEEKEESLALVVKKAKTQHFPVFEKILKDHGEDFLVGNKFSWADIQLLEAILMVEELDASVLSDFPLLKEFKTRISNIPTIKKFLQPGSQRKPPPDSHYVEVVRNVLQF; via the exons ATGGCGGCCAAACCAAAGCTCTGGTACTTCTGTGGCCGGGGCAGGATGGAGTCTATCCGCTGGCTGCTGGCTGCAGCTGGTGTGGAG tttgaagaAGAATTTCTTGAAACAAGAGAACAACATGAGAAGTTGCAGAAGG ACGGACGCCTGCTTTTCGGCCAGGTGCCTCTGGTTGAAATTGATGGAATGGAGCTGACACAGACAAGAGCCATCCTCAGCTACCTTGCTACCAAGTACAACTTGCATGGGAAGGACCCGAAGGAGACAGTCAG GATCGACATGTATGCCGAGGGCACCCTGGACCTCATGATGATGGTGGCGCTGGCTGCGTTCAAACCCCCGGAGGAAAAAGAGGAGAGCCTGGCTTTAGTCGTGAAGAAAGCCAAAACCCAGCACTTCCCGGTCTTTGAAAAG aTTTTGAAAGACCACGGAGAGGATTTTCTCGTTGGCAACAAATTCAGCTGGGCAGACATACAGCTCCTGGAAGCTATTTTAATGGTGGAAGAACTTGATGCTTCTGTTCTTTCCGACTTCCCTCTGCTAAAG GAATTTAAGACAAGAATCAGCAACATTCCTACCATTAAGAAGTTCCTGCAGCCTGGGAGTCAGAGGAAGCCGCCCCCGGATAGCCACTATGTTGAGGTTGTCAGGAATGTCTTGCAGTTCTAA